The segment CATCGGCCGCCCGATGCGGTTCGCGCAGGCCGCGGTGGTCGGCGAGGACGGTTCGGTGCTGCCGCCCGGACAGGTCGGCCGGCTCGGGGTGCGCTCCAAGTCGCTCACCCCCGGCTTCTGGAACGACAACGTCCGCTGGCACAAGCAGTGGCTCGGCGGCTACTTCCTCACCGGTGACCTGGCCTACCGGGACGCCGCGAACACCTTCTACCACCTGGACCGGACCACGGACGCGATCCGCACCGACGAGGGGTTCGTCTACAGCGCCTACACCGAGGAGGTGCTGCTGCGCGAGTACCCGGAGATCCTGGACTGCACGGTGGTCGGACTGGCCGACGAGGGAGTGGAGTTCGGCTGGGAGGACGAGGGCGTGGCGACGGTGTACGCGCTGGTCAACCTGGTCGAGGGCGCGGAGGCCCCGCAGGATCCGACGGCCTGGATCAACGAGGGGCTGACCCGGGCCGGGCTGCCGCGGGTCGCGGGTGCGGCGATCGTGACCGAGGACACCATCCCCGTCGGCATCACCGGCAAGGTCCTCAAGCGGGTGGTGCGGGCCGAGGCCCGGAAGCTGATCGGCGGCTGCTGATCCGTCCCCGACCGCCCGCGGGGCGGGGCGAGCGCATCGTCCCGCGGGCCCGAGGGAGTTTCTTTCGGATCAGGCCGGATCAGCGAGCGGGGTCTGGTGCGTTCGATCGCAAGGCGGAGGAGGGAGTCCACGCGGAGCGTCGGCGACTGACGACAACGCAGCGAGCGGGCGTGCCAGGGCACGCGAGCCCGGCAAGATCCGAAAGAGACGACCTAACACCGGCCGTCCGGAGAGGGAGACTCTGCAATGAGCACCGACTACGACGTGATCGTGATCGGAGCGGGCAACGCGGGCCTGGCCGCCGCCGCCACGCTCCAGCGCGGCGGGCAGCGGACCTTGCTGCTGGAGCGCCACAATGTGCCGGGCGGGGCGGCGACCACCTTCGTCCGGGGCCGTTTCGAGTTCGAGGTGTCGCTGCACCAGCTCGGCGGCATGGGCGGGCCCGCGCCGCTGCGGCAGGTGCTGGACGAGATGGACGTCACCCGGCGGGTGGAGTTCATCGAGGACGACCAGCTGTACCGGACCGTGGTGCCCGGGGTGCTGGATGTGACGCTGCCCGCCGACTGGGCGCGCATCACGGAGGTGCTCGACAGTCACTATCCGGGACAGCGGCCGGCGCTGACGAGCTTTCTGGAGCTGGTCCGGGACGTCGGTCTCTGGCAGCTCACCGCCCGCGGCAATCTGCACCGGATCGACGCCGAGATCGAGCGGCTGACCGGTATGAAGCATGTCCGGCGGCATGGGCTGCGGCCCTTCCGGGAGGTCCTGGACGAGTTCTTCACCGATGAGCGGCTGAAGTTCGTCCTCTCCTCCTACTGGTCGTACAACGGCCAGTTGCCGTCCCGGATGTCGTTCATGGACTTCGCCCGGATCCTGGCGCTGTTCGTGGAGACCAAGCCGTATCAGGTCGTCGGCGGCAGTCAGGCGCTGTCGTACGGGATGCTGGAGTCGTTCCTCCAGGCGGGCGGGGAGGCCCGGTTCCATACGGCCGTCGAGCGGATCGTCACCCGCGGCGGTCGGGCGGTCGGGGTGCTGCTCGAGGACGGGCAGACCGTGTCCTGCCGGGTCGTGGTCTCCAACGCGCCCGCCACCACCACCTATACCCGGCTCCTGGACCCGGCCGAGGTGCCCTCGGCCGTACTGCGCGATCTGGGGTCGCGCCGGATGGGTGTCTCGGCGACCGCGCTCTATCTGGGGCTCGACGCGCCCGCCGCCGAGCTGGGCTTCGCCACCGCCGCGAACTTCATCCACACCGATCTGTCGGAGGAGACCGTGGCCCGGGGGATGCGCTCCCTCGAACCGGCGCCGTTCATCCTGGCGAGCTGCTACGACGTCAAACCGAACGGCTGTGCGCCGCCGGGGGCCACCCAGCTCAATCTGATCACCCTCCAGTACACGGATCCCTGGGACGCGGTGCCCGCCGAGGAGTACCAGCGGGCCAAGCAGGTCTACGCCGAATCGATGCTGGAACTGCTCAAGACGGTCGCCCCCGGGGTACGGGACGTGATCGAAGAGGCCGAGATCGCCACCCCCATCACCATGAAGCGCTATCTGAGCCAGCCCGGCGGCGCGATCTACGGCTTCGACCAGGACGTCACCGACGGCTGGCTGTTCCACGACGACGACCTCAAACCGAATGTCCCCGGGGTGGTGCTGGTCAGCAACTGGGTGACCGCCGGGGGCTACAACTCGACCATCGTGACCGCGGCCCGGATGTGCCGCCGGCTGCTCGCCGTGCTCTGACCCCCCGCACCCCCTTGCCCCCGCCCCTCCCCTTGCCCCCGCCCCTCCCCCTCGCCGTCCCAGGAGGTTCTCTGTGCCACCGTCCATCAATCCACTCGCCCGGCTCTTCGACGGCGCCGACGAGGTCGTCGCGGAGATCGAACGGCGGGCCGCGGCCTCGGCGGACGCCGCCGTACCCCATCCGGACGACGCCTGGGCGGAAGCCGCCGCCTACCATCCGAAGGGGCTCGCGCTGACCGTGTCCGAGGTCGTCGAGGAGACCGCGACGGCGAAGACGCTGCGGCTGCGGGCCACCGGCGGCGGACCCCTCCCGGCCTTTCTGGCCGGGCAGTACATCAGCCTGACGGTACGGATCGGGGAGCTGGTCACCAGCCGGGCGTTCTCCATCTCCTCATCGCCCGCGGTTCGGGACCACTACGACCTGACCGTACGGAGGCTGCGGGGCGGGCTGGTGAGCAACCACCTCCTCGACACCGCGGCCCCCGGGGCGGAGTTCACCAGCGACGGCCCGATCGGGACCTTCTTCCACAACCCGCTGTTCCACGGCGACGACCTCGTGTTCCTGGCGGGCGGCTCCGGGGTGGCCCCGGCGATGAGCATGATCCGTGATGTCCTCGACCACGGGCTGAACCGCCGGATGACCCTGGTGTACGGCTCCAGGCGCGCCGACGATGTGATCTTCCGCGAGGAGCTGGACCGGATCGCGCGGGAGCGCCCCGATGTACTGACGGTCCATCATGTCGTCTCGGAGCCGGAGCCGGGGTGGACCGGCGCCGTGGGGCCGCTGGACGCCGCGCTGATCGACGAACTGGCCGGCCCGCTGAACGGCCGGATGGCCTATCTGTGCGGCCCGCCGGGCCGGTACGCCTATCTCATCGAGCAGTTGCGCTCGCTGGGACAGCCCCGCCGCCGGATCAGACTGGAGGCCAACAGCGTGGCCCTCCCGCCGCCCGCGGACCCCCGCTGGCCCGCGGGGGCCGATCCGGCGGGCACGGTCACCGTCACCGCCCGGGGCCGCAGCTTCGAGGTGACGCGCGGCCGGCCGCTGCTGGACTCGCTGGAGGACAACGGGCTGCGCCCGCAGGCGTCGTGCCGCTCGGGAGAGTGCGCCCTCTGCCGGGTCAAGGTGTGCTCGGGCGAGGTCTTCCACGCCGAGGAGGCCCGGCTGCGCGGCTCGGACCGGAGATTCGGATACGCGCACGCGTGCGTGGCCTATCCCCTGGAAGACATAGAACTCGACTTCTGAGTTTCCCGGGACACCCGGGAAACTCGCCACCGGAGATTTAAGCCGGAAAATTCAAAAACAATCGCATAGCACTTGGTATCCCCGCGGAAATATGCTTTGCTGTACTTCTGATCGGATCGTTGAATCGAGGGAACAGGTCACCTTCCCTTTCAGATTCCCTTCCGCGACTTTCACGGGGATTTCCAGGACAATTCCCCGCTGCGCAAAAAACATCGAACAGGAGGCTTATTCATGTCCTCTGACCTGCGTAAAGTCATTGTCGACGCACTGCGTGACATGCATTTCGAGGTGGCTTCGATCACCGATGACACTCCGCTCGGAGACGGCGGACTCGAACTGGAATCCCTCTCCATCGCGGAGCTGGTGATGCAGCTCGACAATCAAGGTGTCGCCTTCTCCGACGAGGAGATGGAGACCTTGCCCGGCCTGACCTTCGGAGAATTCGTGGCGGAGGCCGCGCGCCGCTCGGCCGGATAACAGAAGCCCACGGGACGGGACACGGACGAAGGAGAGACGACCATGCCAGAGCCGGCGGGCGCGATCTGTGTCGTGGGCCTCGGTCCGCGCGGCCTCGCGGTGTTCGAGCGGCTGTGCGCCAACCACCCCGCGGGGCGGCCCCTGTCGGTCCATGTCGTCGACCCGTACCCGCCGGGGCCGGGGCGGACCTGGCGTACCGGGCAGTCACCGCATCTGCTGATGAACACGGTGACCTCCCAGGTCAGCCAGTTCACCGACGACAGTGTGCCGTGCGCGGGCCCGGTACTGCCGGGGCCCAGCCTGTACGAGTGGCTCCGGCGGCCCGGCTCCGGGGACGCTCCCGGCTCCGGCTCCGGCTCCGGGGACGGTCCGGGGACCCGGGCCGACTGGGCGGAGACGGAGCCCCTCGGGCCGGACGACTACCCCTCCAGGGCCCAGTACGGCCGCTATCTGGAGTGGGTGTTCGCCCGGCTGGTGGCCACCGCGCCGGCCGGGCTCGCCGTCACCGTGCACCGGGCGACCGCCGTCGCCCTCGGCGAGGACGCGGGCGGCCAGTGCCTGACCCTCGACGACGGCTCACGGATCACCGGCCTGGACGCCGTGGTACTCACCCTGGGCCACGGTCCCGCCGGACTCTCCGGTGAGGAGGAGGAGCTGGCCGCGTACGCCCGGGAGCACGGGCTGCGCTACCACCCGCCCGCCAACCCGGCCGACCTCGAACCCGCGCTGGACGCCGTCGAGTCCGGGGAGCGGGTCGCCCTGCGCGGCCTCGGGCTGGCGTTCTTCGACGTCATGGCGTTACTGACGGAGGGCCGCGGCGGCAAGTACGTGCCCTCCCCCGCCCCCGAGGGCGGGCTCCAGTATCTGCCGTCGGGCCATGAGCCCGTGCTGTACGCGGGATCCCGGCGCGGGGTGCCGTACCAGTCCCGCGGGGAGAACCAGAAGGGCGCGTCCGGCCGGCACGAACCGCTGTACCTCACCCTGGACGCGGTCCGCCGGATCCGGGCCACCCCGGGGGCGACGTTCCGGCACGACGTCTGGCCGCTGCTGTCGGCGGAGGTCGCCACCGTCTACCACCGGGCCCTGGTCGCCCAGTGGGCCGATCCGTCCACCGCGGACCGCTTCCTGGCCGAGTATCTGGCCGTATCCGCCGCCGGACGGACCGCGGTCCTGCGCCGCTACGGAGTACGGGCCCAGGACGAATGGAAGTGGGAGCGGATCGAACGCCCCTGGGGGCGGCGGGTCTTCACCGACCCGGGGAAGTTCAACCGCTGGCTCGCCGCGCACCTCCGGGAGGACGTGCGGCACGCCCGCGGCGGCAATCTCGACGATCCGCTCAAGGCCGCCCTCGACGTCCTGCGCGATCTGCGCAACGAGGTACGGCTCGCGATCGACCACTCCGGAATCACCGGCACCTCCTACCGCGACGAGGTCGTCCGCTGGTTCACCCCCCTCAACGCCTATCTCTCCATCGGCCCGCCGCCCTCCCGGGCCGAGGAGATGGCGGCCCTGATCGACTGCGGGCTGCTCACGGTCACCGGACCCCGCACCCGAGTGCGCCGGGACCCCGCCGGGGCCGGATTCCTCTTCGGCTCCGACGCGGTCCCCGGCTCCCAGATCCGCGCCACCACCCTGGTGGAGGCCCGGATCCCGGACCCCGATCTGCGGCGCAGCGCCGATCCGCTGCTGCGGCAGCTGCTGGCGACCGGTCAGTGCCGCCCGTACCGGATCGCCTGCCCGGACGGCGACGGCGACGGTGACGGCGACGGCGACGGATTCGAGACCGGTGGTCTCGAAGTCACCCCGCGGCCCTACCGGGTGGTGGACGCGGCGGGGGTGCCGCATCCGCGCCGGTTCGCGTTCGGGGTGCCGACGGAGAACGTCCACTGGGCCACGGCGGCCGGGATACGGCCCGGGGTGGGCTCGGTGATCCTGGAGGACGCGGACGCGGTGGCCCGCGCGGTGCTCGACCGATAGGCCCCGCCGGATGCGGCCCTGCCGCGCAGGTGGCTGCCGGTTCGCGAGCCGGTTCGTCCGACCGCCGTCAGTGGCCGTTCGCGCAGTTCCTCGCGCCCCTAAAGACCCAGGGAGTACCGCAGTGGACACGATCACCAGCTTCGA is part of the Streptomyces qinzhouensis genome and harbors:
- a CDS encoding FAD/NAD(P)-binding protein encodes the protein MPEPAGAICVVGLGPRGLAVFERLCANHPAGRPLSVHVVDPYPPGPGRTWRTGQSPHLLMNTVTSQVSQFTDDSVPCAGPVLPGPSLYEWLRRPGSGDAPGSGSGSGDGPGTRADWAETEPLGPDDYPSRAQYGRYLEWVFARLVATAPAGLAVTVHRATAVALGEDAGGQCLTLDDGSRITGLDAVVLTLGHGPAGLSGEEEELAAYAREHGLRYHPPANPADLEPALDAVESGERVALRGLGLAFFDVMALLTEGRGGKYVPSPAPEGGLQYLPSGHEPVLYAGSRRGVPYQSRGENQKGASGRHEPLYLTLDAVRRIRATPGATFRHDVWPLLSAEVATVYHRALVAQWADPSTADRFLAEYLAVSAAGRTAVLRRYGVRAQDEWKWERIERPWGRRVFTDPGKFNRWLAAHLREDVRHARGGNLDDPLKAALDVLRDLRNEVRLAIDHSGITGTSYRDEVVRWFTPLNAYLSIGPPPSRAEEMAALIDCGLLTVTGPRTRVRRDPAGAGFLFGSDAVPGSQIRATTLVEARIPDPDLRRSADPLLRQLLATGQCRPYRIACPDGDGDGDGDGDGFETGGLEVTPRPYRVVDAAGVPHPRRFAFGVPTENVHWATAAGIRPGVGSVILEDADAVARAVLDR
- a CDS encoding phytoene desaturase family protein, with translation MSTDYDVIVIGAGNAGLAAAATLQRGGQRTLLLERHNVPGGAATTFVRGRFEFEVSLHQLGGMGGPAPLRQVLDEMDVTRRVEFIEDDQLYRTVVPGVLDVTLPADWARITEVLDSHYPGQRPALTSFLELVRDVGLWQLTARGNLHRIDAEIERLTGMKHVRRHGLRPFREVLDEFFTDERLKFVLSSYWSYNGQLPSRMSFMDFARILALFVETKPYQVVGGSQALSYGMLESFLQAGGEARFHTAVERIVTRGGRAVGVLLEDGQTVSCRVVVSNAPATTTYTRLLDPAEVPSAVLRDLGSRRMGVSATALYLGLDAPAAELGFATAANFIHTDLSEETVARGMRSLEPAPFILASCYDVKPNGCAPPGATQLNLITLQYTDPWDAVPAEEYQRAKQVYAESMLELLKTVAPGVRDVIEEAEIATPITMKRYLSQPGGAIYGFDQDVTDGWLFHDDDLKPNVPGVVLVSNWVTAGGYNSTIVTAARMCRRLLAVL
- a CDS encoding acyl carrier protein; its protein translation is MSSDLRKVIVDALRDMHFEVASITDDTPLGDGGLELESLSIAELVMQLDNQGVAFSDEEMETLPGLTFGEFVAEAARRSAG
- a CDS encoding 2Fe-2S iron-sulfur cluster-binding protein, with the translated sequence MPPSINPLARLFDGADEVVAEIERRAAASADAAVPHPDDAWAEAAAYHPKGLALTVSEVVEETATAKTLRLRATGGGPLPAFLAGQYISLTVRIGELVTSRAFSISSSPAVRDHYDLTVRRLRGGLVSNHLLDTAAPGAEFTSDGPIGTFFHNPLFHGDDLVFLAGGSGVAPAMSMIRDVLDHGLNRRMTLVYGSRRADDVIFREELDRIARERPDVLTVHHVVSEPEPGWTGAVGPLDAALIDELAGPLNGRMAYLCGPPGRYAYLIEQLRSLGQPRRRIRLEANSVALPPPADPRWPAGADPAGTVTVTARGRSFEVTRGRPLLDSLEDNGLRPQASCRSGECALCRVKVCSGEVFHAEEARLRGSDRRFGYAHACVAYPLEDIELDF